The Bifidobacteriaceae bacterium genome includes the window TGTCGACGGGTGGCAAGCATCAGGTCTCCGTTGGGGGATCTGGTGGGGGTGTTGGCCGCGTTGGCGGCCGCGGCGGGCGGGCGTTGGCGGCGCCCGGCTCCGCCGTGGGTGTGGGCGGGCGCGGCGGCGTGCCGGTGCCGGCTGTTGCAGGCTTCGTGGTGGGCGGGCGGGGCGCCACACGAGCTGGCCCCTACGCCGGCGTGGTTGGCGGGGGCAGGCTCGGCGTCGGGCCCGTGACGCGGGCCCGACGCCCCCGGGGAGGGGGATCAGAGCATGGCGGAGACGATTTCGAGGTCCGAGCGGGCCGACCGGACGGCGATGTGGCGGTGGGGGGTGATCCGCGACGCGATCGACCCGGTCATCGGTTCGAGTCCGATAGGTGGCTCCAGCGCACTAGAGCAGCCTCCCCTGAACGGCGGGTGGTGCCTGCCGTAATTGACCGCATGCGGGACGGCTGGGCGAACTTCGAGGCTTCAGGGCGTGGTTCTTATGCGGCTTCGCGTGCGGCCGCGTTGTCCGGCGTTCCCAAGGGCACCGTCTATGAATGGGCGCGCAATGGGTTGGTTGTGCCGTCGGTCTCCCCGACAAGAGAAAAACTGTGGTCCTACCAAGATTTGTTGGCCTTGCGAGCCGTGCACTGGCTACGCATGCGCAAGGAGACCGAAGCGATTCCCGCCAGCCCGATGGAGCAGGTGCGCCGGGTTCTGGAGGAGTTGGTGCGATCCGGTGATGATCCCTGGGCCGGTCTCGGTTCCCGCATCTCGGTGGACCGGGACGGCCGCATATTCGTAGACCGCGAGGAGGATAGCCGAACCGACGCTTACGGGCAAGGGGCCCGGGACTATGGGGATAAGGTCAACTTGATGGCCGCGATCGGCGGCAGTCCTGGCCTGGTGGCGCCTTCGGAACACATCCGAATATCCCCGTCACGTCTGACCGGCGAGCCGCACCTGACCGGGACGCGGATCGGCACTCTGACATTGGCGGCCCTGGCCGGCGACGGGTACCAGGCTGACGGCATCGCGCGACTGTACAACTTGCCAGTGACAGAGGTGGCGGAAGCCCTCGAATATGAGTTGCGGTTGGCGGCGTGACCTTCCGGGTGGCCCTTGACCAAAACCTCCCCAGCAACCTGGTCGCTGCGATCGGGGGGGCAACGCCGCCGGGGCGCTCCTATTGGAGCTGTCGAACTTACCCCGCGTCTTCCAGGACAAGAAGCGGCGCGTGCTCGACCTCCACTACCAGCCTCGGCGCGCGAGCGACGCCTGGGACTACATGAAACAAATTGCCGCCCGAACCCGAACAACGGCTGACGAGCCATATGCCGCTACCAAGCCGACGGAAGGCGAGATGACATCGCAAGTGCTGTCGTGAGCGCGGTGCAGCGCACAGGCGTCCTCAAGTCTTGACCCCAGCGGGACGTGGCTCGGTTTGGACGGATCGTTCGCGAGCCGATCTGACGGGCACGGACCAGAGCCCCGGCGCACGATGCCGTCCGCCCGCGTCCGTCCGCTGGTTGGGCACCCAGCGTGGTCCCGTCGGGTTTCTTCCGGCGGCCGGGTAGCCTGCCACACCAGCTAGTGGTCTTTGGGCCGTAGCTGATTCAAGCCACAGCGCGAGCAGATGAATTCGGGGGATGACATGGCAATTGGCGGCAATGGGACGAGGGGGACCAAACGGCGGCGAATCGCCGTGGCGGCGAGCGGGTTGATCGCGGCGGTTGCGGTGGTGGCGCCTCCCGCCAGCCCGGATCAGGCGGTCGGCAAGGTCCCGGCGCCGGGTCCGGATGAGGCGGTTGTCACGGTCAAGATGGGCGGGGTGCGGGACCCGAAAACCAAGCTGGTTCAGCCGCCGCCCGCCGGCGCGCAGCTTCAGCTTTACGAAGGCGACTCGGCGGCCGGGTCGGGAGCCGCATTGAACGAGCCGTGGGCCACCTGCACAGCGGACGCGGATGGAGACTGCTCCTTCACCATTCCCGACACGGGTGTGGGCGGCGCCAATCGCGATCGCCGTTTCTGGATTGGCCAGGTCAAGGCACCGGACGGGTATTACGCCGATTCGGAGATCGTGACCAGCGCCGACGGGGCGACTTTTCAGGACACCCCTTACGAATTCCAGACGGGTGTGGGGCTGCGCGGCGGGCAGGCTTACTCTTCGGCCGCGGATTTCATGGTGAATGCCCCTGGCGTGCGGGTTTCCAGCGGCCTTTGGTTGGACTCATTGGAGAATCCGCCTTTCCCGGACCGTTGCGGATTGAACGTGGCTTTGGTGCTGGACTTGTCCGGTTCTGTGGCGGACTCGAACGCCGAAGGCACCTTGAAAGGGGCGGCGACCGCGCTGGTCGACGCGCTCACGGAGACGCCTTCCCAGGTGGCGTTGTTCACGTTCGGCTCGCGGGCTCCGGCGCGGGGGGAGAACAACATCAACCGTCCGTTGACCCCGGTCTCCACGGTGGAGGGCGCCGGGAAAGTCAAGAACTGGATTGACGGGATTTCGGTGCCGGTTCCGCATGAGGCCACCAACTGGGACCGCGGCCTTATGCAGGTCGCGGAGACCTCCGACCAGTTCGACGTGGTGGTGGTCGTGACGGACGGCAACCCGACCCGGTACGGGACGGGCGGCCTTGGGACCGGGATCCTGACCCGGTTCATCGAAATGGAGAACGCTGTGTTTTCCGCGAACGCAGTCAAATCCGTCAAGAGCGCGCGGATTGTGGCCATTGGCGTGGGCGACGGGGCGACCGGCATCCCCGGCGACAACTTCGCGGCGATCTCCGGCTCCATCACCGGGGACCAGGATCCCCTCCGCAACGACTATTTCCAAACGGGTTGGGACCAAGCCGCCCAGGTCATCGCATCCGTGGCGCAGGCCGGCTGCGCCGGGTCTTTGAGCGTGGTGAAGCAGATTGTGCCCCAGCTCAACTCGGACGGCGATGTGACCGGTTCGCAGCCGGCGGCGGGTTGGGAGTTCTCCGTGACTGGCGCCGGCCTGACGCCGGCCAAGACCGGGTTGACCACGGCTCTGGGCACCGGCGCGGACTCGACGGAGTTCACGTTGGATCAACTTGACGGCCCAGGGCGCCTCATAGTGGCCGAAAACGTCGGCGACGACTACGACTTCTATCCCGTCAAAGGGGCGGACGGCATCGACCACAACGCCGAATGCGTGAAACTGGGCGGCGGGACCCCTGAGCCGCTGGCGGTGCGGGACGAGGGCGAAGCCTCTTTCTCGGTCGCGGCGGACGCGGAAGACGTGATCTCCTGCACCGTCTACAACCAGCATCAGGCGACCCCGCCGGCGTCCATCAGGGTGTCCAAGAAGTGGGTGCTGCGCCAAGTCGACGCGGACCGCCAGCCGTTGGCGGGCGTCCCGGACCAGGTGTTCGACGAGGGAAGCCAGCCGGGGCAGTTCCAGGCGGGGCTTAACGCGACGCTGGCGGCAGACCCTGGCGTGGCCAACTACACGGGGCTGACTTGGGGCGCCGAATACGCCGGCATGACTAAAGGGGCGCGGCTGTCGCTGACGGAAGACCCGGCGGCGCGCGCGCCGAGCGGCTGCAACGTGGTCGCCAGCATGGTGACAGGGCAGCCGGACGGTTCGGGCGGGATCGACACTGGGATCACGCCGGTGGCCCTGGCCGACTACGAATACGACTTGGAGGCGGGGCTGAACGAATTCCAGGTCACCAACACGGTGGCCTGCCTGACGCGGCTTTCCCTTTACAAGACGGTTGATTCGCGCGCGCCCGCGCCGCCGCCCTCCGCCGAATGGACGCTGCGGGCGATCCCCTTGGCGGACCCGGCCGAGACCGGCGGGCCGCCGCTGGCGGGACCACGCGGAAACTATGACGAAACCGACACCACGACCGCGCCGACCGGTCCCGTGACGCCGGGGTGGACCTACGCTCTCGCCGAGTCGGGCGGCGACCCGCGTTACGTCCAATGGTCGGTGCAGGACCCGGCCGAGCCGTTCCCGGACCAAGCCACGGGGAGTTGGATCTGCAACCTGGAGATCGACGGGGAGATTTTCGAGGACCCGTCCGGTTGGCTCTCGGAAGGTCTGCGCGGCGCTGTGGCCGTGCCGTGGGGCGGCCATGTGCACTGCATAGCGGTCAACTACACCGGCAACTTGACCATTGAGAAACGGGTTCGGGGTGGTTCGGCGCAACCTGGCGACTGGACTTTCACGGTCACCCCGGTGGGGGAGGTGCCTGCGGGTCTGACCGCCTTGGCGGCCCAGCCGGCGGGGGGCACGGTTCACTTGCGGCCGGCCCAGACCTACAAGCTGAGCGAAGACTCTGGCGGCCCCGCGAACTACGTCCTGGATTCGGTCGACTGCGTTTGGGACGAACTGGACGGGACCGAACGGACCCAGCATTTCACCGCGCCGCCCGAACTGGCGGTCGGCATGGGCGGCAGCGCCACTTGCACGTTCAACAACCGCGCTGTGGCGCAGGTCGGCATAGCCAAGAGCGATTCGCTGACCCCCAAGTCGGTTCCCGGCGCCGGTTCTCGGTTCGACTACCACTTGGACGTCACCAGCGACGGCGCCGCGGCCGCCCAGTCCGTCGTTGTCTCCGATGCCGTGCCGCCAGGTCTGCGCATAGTCTCGGTTAGCGCTGAGGGCTCCGGTTGGACGGACTTGACCAGCGGCAACGACCTGCGCCTGACCAATCCGTCTCTGCCCGCGGGGCGGTACCGGGTGACCGTCACCGTTGAGGTGACAGCGGCGCTGGACGTCACCAAAGATTTGGTCAACGAGGCCTGCGTCGGCGCGGCGAACGATGCCGCCACCGCCGACGTCTGCGCGTCCGACACGGTTCCGGGTGGCCCGCCGCCAGCCACTCAGCCGCCGACGACCCAGCCGCCGACAACGCAGCCCCCAACGACCCAGCCCCCAACGACGGGGCCGCCGACAACGCAGCCCCCAACGACGGGGCCACCGACGACCCAGCCCCCGACGACCCAGCCGCCGACTTCTGCGCCTGCCTCCCCGCCCCCGACAGGGCCCGCGCCGAGTTCCTCATCCGGTCCGCCCACGGGTTCGGCCAGCACGCCTCCAACCGATTCGGGCTCGCCGCCGGGCCAAGGAGCGAACCCGTCCGGGAACCAGCCGGGAACAGGTGACGGTCAACCGCCAAAGCAGGGCGGGGGTCTGCCTCGCACGGGGGCCAGCGAACTGGGCTGGATGACGGGTCTGGCCGCGATTGCCCTCCTGGCTGGGGCCTCATTGTTAGCAGCCCGCCGCCGCGCCCGCCAAAGCGGGCGCTGACGGCTCAGCTCTGGGGGTCCGCGTTCGCGCGCCGATTGCGGCGGATGGGCCATCCGGCCGGGATCAGAGGTGCGGCCGGATGACCAGGCGCGTCAGGCCGAGCCGCTCGTAGATCTCGTCCCATTCATCCTTGGGTTGGTCGGGAGGCGCGGCGTGGCAGGTGACCGGGCCGGCGTCACTGTGCGCGAGAACCGTTTCGGGGGTGAAGGAAGTGGTCGGCGTTGTGGCCAACACCGGCGCGGTCGAGAAAGTTGGCAGCTCCGGCTCCGCCGCCACGTCAGCATCAGCCGGCCAGTCCGCGTCGTCGAACTCCTCCGCGGAAACGGGGACGGTACCGTTTTCGGCCGCCGAATCAACGGCGAAATGCGCGGGCGGCTCCTCGGCGAAAACGGGGACGGTACCAGTTTCCGCGGCGGCGTCAACCGCGCCCGGCGGGAAAGGCCCTTCCAAGTAAATAGGTACCGTCCCCGTTTCCGGCGGGAAAGGCCCCTCCAGGGAAATAGGTACCGTCCCCGTTTCCGTCCCCGTTTCCGGGTCGGCCTCGGCCGCGGGCGGTGGGGCTTGGTGGGCCAGCGCGGCCTCGCGGGCGCGCAGGCGGTCTTGGCGGCGCGCCTCCAGGCGCGCCGCGCGGCGCGCCTCGCGCCGGTCATGCGCGCGCGCCTCAAACCGGTAGAGGACCGGCACCACCAACAGGGTCAAAGCCGTCGAAGTGACCAGGCCGCCTATGACGACCAGCGCCAACGGCTTCGAGATGAACGAGCCGCCGCCGCCCGTGACCCCCAACGCCATCGGAATCAGCGCGAACACCGTCGCGGCGGCGGTCATAAGCACCGGTCGGCACCGCTTGCGCGTCCCCTCCTCGATCGATTCGTCCAAAGGCCGTCCCGCCCGGCGGTATTGATTGATGAGGTCGATCAACACAATCGCGTTCGAAACCACTATCCCGACCAGCAACAGCAATCCGATGAACGCCGGCACGCCCAACGGCGTGCCGGTCAACACCAGCGCCAACAGCGCGCCCGTCGCGGCGAACGGGATCGCGATCAACAAGATGAAAGGCTGAACCAGGGACCCGAAGGTCGCCACCATGATGATGAACACGATCAAGATCGCGACCATCAGCACGGCCGCCAGGTCGGCGAAGGCTTGGTTCATCTCCGCCGCCACGCCGCCGACTTCCACCGTGGCGCCCTCGGGAAGGTCCAAACCATCAAGAGCGGAAGCCAGGCCGCCCGTCAGCAAACCCAGGTCGTCGCTTTGAGGGGTGACGGAGATGGTCGCCGACCTTTCCCCGTCCATCCGGCTGAGCGACACAGGCCGGTCGCCCACCTCGACCGCCGCGATGTCCTCCACAGTCACATCGCCTTCGGGGCCGGTGAACAGCGGCAGCCGGCGCAACTCGTCCACGTCTGCGGCCGCCTCGCCCAGCGACACCAGCACCGGCACCTCGTCCTGCCCCTCGGTCTCCAGGTTTCCGATCTGGGTCGGCACCATTAGCCCGTGCATCAGGGCCTGCGCCTGGGTTTCCGTCAAACCGTGATCCAGCGCCTTGGCCCGGTCCACCGCCACCCGCACCCGTGGCCGCTTGTCGGCCAGATTGTTGACCACGTCGATCGCGCCGGGCGTGTCTTTCGCGGCCCGCTCGACCTGATCCGCCGCCTCCAGCAGGGTCTCGGTGCTGGTCGCCCGGACAATCAGGTCGACGGTGGTGGAGATCAACATTGACGACTCGCTGGAACTGACCGAGGTCTGCCCAACCGAATCCCCGGAGGAGTCCGCAAGCGCCCGGCGGACGCGCTCCACCACGGCCGAGGTGACGGCATCGGGCTCCACGGTGACGTAATAAACGGCCTGCGGCTGGGCGGTGAAACTGATGGCGCGCACCGCGCCGCCGCCCACCCGGACCATGACGGACCCCACCCCGTCGACCTGGGCGAGCGCGTCCTCGGTCAGGCGGGCCTGCGCGTCCTCCGTGGCCAGCGAGGTGCCGGCGTGGAACGTCTGGTTGACGGTGATCGTGTTGCCGCCGATGTCGCCCAAGAAGTTGGTCTCCAATGTGGGGACCAACGCCACCGTGCCGCCAAGCACCGCGACGGCCGCTCCAAGCGTGATCACCGGATGACGCAAGACAGTTCGCAAGGACGGAATGTAGAGGCGCTGCCAGAAGCCCTTTCGCTCGCGCTCCTCGGCCTCCCGCCGCTGGACGGCCTGGTCCTCGGCGTCGATCGAGACGGGCGCCTTGACGAACCAGTAGGCCAGCACCGGCACTATGGTCAACGCCACCAGCAGCGACGCGCCCAAGGCGATCGCCACCGTGGGGCCGAACGGCCGGAAAAGCTCGCCCACCATCCCCCCGATGAAGACCATCGGCGCGAACACGGCCGCCGTGCAGAAAGTCGAACTGGCGACCGCGCCGGCGACCTCCCTGACCGCGCCGACAATCGCTTTTCGCTTCTCCTCGCCGTAGCCCAGGTGCCGTTTGATGTTTTCGATCACGACGATCGAGTCATCCACCACCCGGCCGATCGCCAGAGTGATGGCGGCCAGCGTCAACACGTTCAGAGTTTCGCCCGTCCAACGCAGCCCGATGAACGCCATCAGCAGCGACAACGGGATCGAGACGGCGGACACCAAAGTCGCCCTGACCGACCGCAGGAACAGGAGGATCACGACCACCGCGAAAACCAAACCCAAGATGCCCTCGTCGACCAAGCCGTTGATCGAATCCTCGATGAACGGCGCCTGGTCGAAGACGGCCTCGGTCTCAATGCCCTCTTCCTCGAACACCCCGGAAAGCTCCGCCAGGGTTTCGTGGACCGCCCGCGAAACATCCACGGTGTTTCCCTGAGGCGTCTTCGTCACCAGCACAGAGACGGCGGTCTGGCCGTTCAGCCGCGACAGCGAGTCCATTTGCGCGGTGGCGAGTTCCACGTCCGCCACGTCCGCCAAGGTGAGGGTTTCGCCATCCGGCAGCTTCGCCAACGGCAGTTGCCTCAACTCCTCGACGCTGGCGATGGACTGGCCGGTCTGCACGGTCATCGAGAGGGGTCCCTGGACCACTTCGCCGGCCGAGGCGGCCAAACCGTTGTCGACCAGGATTGACTTGACCTTGTCGAGGGGGACCCCCTTGCCGATCAGGTCGTCAGTTCGGGGTGTGATCACAACCTCGTCTTGGGCCATTCCCACCACGGTGACGGTGCGAACGTTTTCGAGGCGCGACAGCCGAGGCTCCAAAACCTCTTCCACCATGTGCTCAAGGGTGGCGCGGTCGCCCGCTTTGACCGCCAGGTTGACCACCGGCAGGTCCTCCATGGAGCCGGTCATCACGGTCACGTCCACCCCGTCGGGGAGCAGCCGGTTGACCCGCGTCATGGCGGTTGACAGCTTTTCGGTGACCGCGTCGATGTTAGTGCCGTAACTGAATTCGACCGTGGCGTAGAGCGCCGAGTTGACCGATGTTGTGACCACGGATTCGACGCCCGGCACCGATTCGATGGCGCCTTCGATCGGGTCCGCCAGCTGTTGTTCCACCAAGTCGGCCGAGGTCGCCTCCTTGGTCGCCGTGATCAGCGCCATGGGCAACTCCACGGACGGGATCATCTCCTGCTTGAGGCTCCTGATGGAGAGGATGCCGCCGAGCAGGATCGCAAGCGAAACGAGCGCCACAACGGCGCGGTTCCGCATCGATAGCTCAGTCAACCGTGACACGTCAACTCCTCGGGGCAAGGGAGAGAATCATGTAAGACTAGCCTGGTTTTCTTCGGCCATCGCACGTTAATGGCCGTTACCCCGCCCGCCTTCAATGATAATTGGTCCACGCCAACGGCAGGAAAGGAGTCCCGCAGGCCCAGGGTCTTGGCTTGGTCTGGTCGGTGACCCGCCTGTCGGATGCGGCCGTGACTGCGATTTGGGAGACTGGTCGCAGATTACCCAGCATCCTCGAGCCGAAACGTTCAGGAGACCCCATGTTGCCCGCCGTCCTGCCGGCCCCGGCCAGTCCGGTGACGGTGCCGCGCCTGCTGCGCGGCCGG containing:
- a CDS encoding DUF433 domain-containing protein, translating into MPAVIDRMRDGWANFEASGRGSYAASRAAALSGVPKGTVYEWARNGLVVPSVSPTREKLWSYQDLLALRAVHWLRMRKETEAIPASPMEQVRRVLEELVRSGDDPWAGLGSRISVDRDGRIFVDREEDSRTDAYGQGARDYGDKVNLMAAIGGSPGLVAPSEHIRISPSRLTGEPHLTGTRIGTLTLAALAGDGYQADGIARLYNLPVTEVAEALEYELRLAA
- a CDS encoding DUF11 domain-containing protein, whose amino-acid sequence is MNSGDDMAIGGNGTRGTKRRRIAVAASGLIAAVAVVAPPASPDQAVGKVPAPGPDEAVVTVKMGGVRDPKTKLVQPPPAGAQLQLYEGDSAAGSGAALNEPWATCTADADGDCSFTIPDTGVGGANRDRRFWIGQVKAPDGYYADSEIVTSADGATFQDTPYEFQTGVGLRGGQAYSSAADFMVNAPGVRVSSGLWLDSLENPPFPDRCGLNVALVLDLSGSVADSNAEGTLKGAATALVDALTETPSQVALFTFGSRAPARGENNINRPLTPVSTVEGAGKVKNWIDGISVPVPHEATNWDRGLMQVAETSDQFDVVVVVTDGNPTRYGTGGLGTGILTRFIEMENAVFSANAVKSVKSARIVAIGVGDGATGIPGDNFAAISGSITGDQDPLRNDYFQTGWDQAAQVIASVAQAGCAGSLSVVKQIVPQLNSDGDVTGSQPAAGWEFSVTGAGLTPAKTGLTTALGTGADSTEFTLDQLDGPGRLIVAENVGDDYDFYPVKGADGIDHNAECVKLGGGTPEPLAVRDEGEASFSVAADAEDVISCTVYNQHQATPPASIRVSKKWVLRQVDADRQPLAGVPDQVFDEGSQPGQFQAGLNATLAADPGVANYTGLTWGAEYAGMTKGARLSLTEDPAARAPSGCNVVASMVTGQPDGSGGIDTGITPVALADYEYDLEAGLNEFQVTNTVACLTRLSLYKTVDSRAPAPPPSAEWTLRAIPLADPAETGGPPLAGPRGNYDETDTTTAPTGPVTPGWTYALAESGGDPRYVQWSVQDPAEPFPDQATGSWICNLEIDGEIFEDPSGWLSEGLRGAVAVPWGGHVHCIAVNYTGNLTIEKRVRGGSAQPGDWTFTVTPVGEVPAGLTALAAQPAGGTVHLRPAQTYKLSEDSGGPANYVLDSVDCVWDELDGTERTQHFTAPPELAVGMGGSATCTFNNRAVAQVGIAKSDSLTPKSVPGAGSRFDYHLDVTSDGAAAAQSVVVSDAVPPGLRIVSVSAEGSGWTDLTSGNDLRLTNPSLPAGRYRVTVTVEVTAALDVTKDLVNEACVGAANDAATADVCASDTVPGGPPPATQPPTTQPPTTQPPTTQPPTTGPPTTQPPTTGPPTTQPPTTQPPTSAPASPPPTGPAPSSSSGPPTGSASTPPTDSGSPPGQGANPSGNQPGTGDGQPPKQGGGLPRTGASELGWMTGLAAIALLAGASLLAARRRARQSGR
- a CDS encoding efflux RND transporter permease subunit — encoded protein: MSRLTELSMRNRAVVALVSLAILLGGILSIRSLKQEMIPSVELPMALITATKEATSADLVEQQLADPIEGAIESVPGVESVVTTSVNSALYATVEFSYGTNIDAVTEKLSTAMTRVNRLLPDGVDVTVMTGSMEDLPVVNLAVKAGDRATLEHMVEEVLEPRLSRLENVRTVTVVGMAQDEVVITPRTDDLIGKGVPLDKVKSILVDNGLAASAGEVVQGPLSMTVQTGQSIASVEELRQLPLAKLPDGETLTLADVADVELATAQMDSLSRLNGQTAVSVLVTKTPQGNTVDVSRAVHETLAELSGVFEEEGIETEAVFDQAPFIEDSINGLVDEGILGLVFAVVVILLFLRSVRATLVSAVSIPLSLLMAFIGLRWTGETLNVLTLAAITLAIGRVVDDSIVVIENIKRHLGYGEEKRKAIVGAVREVAGAVASSTFCTAAVFAPMVFIGGMVGELFRPFGPTVAIALGASLLVALTIVPVLAYWFVKAPVSIDAEDQAVQRREAEERERKGFWQRLYIPSLRTVLRHPVITLGAAVAVLGGTVALVPTLETNFLGDIGGNTITVNQTFHAGTSLATEDAQARLTEDALAQVDGVGSVMVRVGGGAVRAISFTAQPQAVYYVTVEPDAVTSAVVERVRRALADSSGDSVGQTSVSSSESSMLISTTVDLIVRATSTETLLEAADQVERAAKDTPGAIDVVNNLADKRPRVRVAVDRAKALDHGLTETQAQALMHGLMVPTQIGNLETEGQDEVPVLVSLGEAAADVDELRRLPLFTGPEGDVTVEDIAAVEVGDRPVSLSRMDGERSATISVTPQSDDLGLLTGGLASALDGLDLPEGATVEVGGVAAEMNQAFADLAAVLMVAILIVFIIMVATFGSLVQPFILLIAIPFAATGALLALVLTGTPLGVPAFIGLLLLVGIVVSNAIVLIDLINQYRRAGRPLDESIEEGTRKRCRPVLMTAAATVFALIPMALGVTGGGGSFISKPLALVVIGGLVTSTALTLLVVPVLYRFEARAHDRREARRAARLEARRQDRLRAREAALAHQAPPPAAEADPETGTETGTVPISLEGPFPPETGTVPIYLEGPFPPGAVDAAAETGTVPVFAEEPPAHFAVDSAAENGTVPVSAEEFDDADWPADADVAAEPELPTFSTAPVLATTPTTSFTPETVLAHSDAGPVTCHAAPPDQPKDEWDEIYERLGLTRLVIRPHL